One Janthinobacterium sp. TB1-E2 genomic region harbors:
- a CDS encoding TRAP transporter substrate-binding protein, translating into MKTMFVALCAAIGATVGVHAYAQAPIVIKFSHVVATDTPKGQAAERFKQLAEKATNGKVKIELYPNSQLYKDKEELEALQLGAVQMLAPSLAKFGPLGVKEFEAFDLPYIFPTKTALYNVTEGEIGKSLLKKLEPKGITGLAYWDNGFKVMSANKPLHMPADFKGLKMRIQSSKVLDAQMRALGANPQVLAFSEVYQALQTGVVDGTENPPSNMYTQKMHEVQKHVTVSNHGYLGYAVIVNKKFWDGLPPDIRGQLEKAMREATTFEKAIAQRDNDQALDAIKKAGKTQIYTLTVQEQAEWRKALAPVQKAMEARIGKDLISAINKESAK; encoded by the coding sequence ATGAAAACCATGTTCGTCGCGCTGTGCGCGGCCATCGGCGCCACCGTCGGCGTCCACGCTTACGCGCAAGCCCCCATCGTCATCAAGTTCAGCCACGTCGTGGCCACCGACACGCCGAAAGGCCAGGCCGCCGAGCGCTTCAAGCAGCTGGCCGAAAAAGCCACGAACGGCAAGGTCAAGATCGAACTGTACCCGAACAGCCAGCTGTACAAGGACAAGGAAGAACTCGAAGCGCTGCAGCTGGGCGCCGTGCAGATGCTGGCGCCCTCGCTGGCCAAGTTCGGCCCGCTGGGCGTGAAGGAGTTCGAAGCATTCGACCTGCCCTACATCTTCCCCACCAAGACGGCGCTGTATAACGTCACCGAAGGCGAAATCGGCAAGAGCCTGCTGAAAAAACTGGAACCCAAGGGTATCACGGGCCTGGCCTACTGGGACAACGGCTTCAAGGTGATGTCGGCCAACAAGCCGCTGCACATGCCGGCCGACTTCAAGGGCCTGAAAATGCGCATCCAGTCGTCGAAGGTACTCGACGCGCAGATGCGCGCGCTGGGCGCCAATCCGCAAGTGCTGGCCTTCTCGGAAGTGTATCAGGCGCTGCAGACGGGCGTCGTCGACGGCACGGAAAATCCGCCATCGAATATGTACACGCAAAAGATGCATGAAGTGCAAAAGCACGTGACCGTGTCGAACCACGGCTACCTGGGCTATGCCGTCATCGTCAACAAGAAATTCTGGGATGGCTTGCCGCCCGATATCCGCGGCCAGCTGGAAAAAGCCATGCGCGAGGCGACCACGTTTGAAAAAGCCATCGCCCAGCGCGACAACGACCAGGCCCTCGACGCCATCAAGAAAGCGGGCAAGACGCAGATCTATACGCTGACGGTGCAGGAACAGGCCGAGTGGCGCAAGGCGCTGGCGCCCGTGCAAAAGGCCATGGAAGCGCGCATCGGCAAGGATCTGATCTCGGCCATCAACAAGGAAAGCGCGAAGTAA
- a CDS encoding sensor histidine kinase, translated as MPTPPTLARRFKLSSPMRWLLPVILLLLFLSILFWLPWQARQMESNERQEQLIADTLWVEQTIRFQLARNEESLFNLGVDIASGSLGAEKVHERLQQMLRNGRELQRVLWLDTSGKVLATSDNSLPHALSFSPASLTAADNARRLHRGQYAQPSQQTGFPDAPPGAMLMDYHQPLFDGQRYVGSLVATYQISSLLDEMVPWWFAQDNQISLIDRDDKVLARRAAAGPGHGVYTHKRALDVPGASITLFTDSVKSQPKLLPNLLVGSVIALSLGLLWSLLALWRHISRRLVAEGALRQQMLFRTAMENSLVTGMRARDLEGRVTYVNPAFCQIVGYPPEEILGRLPPMPYWVPEALEEYQQRFVKALAGNPTPQFETYFQRPDGTRVPVLIFEAPLVDKNGQQTGWMGSVLDISDRKRVEELNRQQQEKLQTSSRLATMGELASMLAHELNQPLAAISSYTTGALNLIRRAIDHDAPVDPGTLKPALEQASAQAQRAGQIIRSVHDFVRKSEPQRQDIAIRTLIDGIRALIDLQARKYYVTIQEELPPDLPLLRADPVMIEQVLLNLTRNAIEAMQDAAPGRRIMRLRASHDAQQGMVTVDVIDHGHGIPQDVAERLFSPFFSTKSEGMGMGLNICRTAIEFHGGALTFGANPAGGTIFTFSVPAAPSAPH; from the coding sequence ATGCCGACTCCCCCCACCCTTGCGCGCCGCTTCAAGCTATCGAGCCCGATGCGCTGGCTGCTGCCCGTCATCCTGCTGCTGCTGTTCCTGTCCATCCTGTTCTGGCTGCCCTGGCAGGCGCGCCAGATGGAGAGCAACGAACGCCAGGAGCAGCTGATCGCCGATACGCTGTGGGTGGAGCAGACCATCCGCTTCCAGCTGGCGCGCAACGAGGAAAGTCTGTTCAACCTGGGCGTGGACATCGCCAGCGGCTCGCTGGGCGCGGAAAAAGTGCACGAACGGCTGCAGCAGATGTTGCGCAATGGCCGCGAATTGCAGCGCGTGCTGTGGCTCGACACCAGCGGCAAGGTGCTGGCCACCAGCGACAACAGCCTGCCGCACGCGCTGTCGTTTTCGCCGGCCTCGCTGACGGCTGCCGACAATGCGCGCCGTTTGCACCGGGGCCAGTATGCCCAACCTTCGCAGCAGACGGGCTTTCCCGACGCGCCGCCGGGCGCCATGCTGATGGATTACCACCAGCCCCTGTTCGATGGCCAGCGCTATGTGGGCAGCCTGGTGGCCACCTACCAGATCAGCAGCCTGCTCGATGAAATGGTGCCGTGGTGGTTTGCGCAGGATAACCAGATTTCGCTGATCGACCGCGACGACAAGGTGCTGGCGCGGCGCGCCGCCGCCGGCCCCGGTCACGGCGTGTACACGCACAAGCGCGCGCTCGACGTGCCCGGCGCCAGCATCACCCTGTTTACCGACAGCGTGAAAAGCCAGCCCAAGCTGCTGCCCAATCTGCTGGTCGGCTCCGTCATCGCCCTGTCGCTGGGTTTGCTGTGGAGCTTGCTTGCCCTGTGGCGGCATATTTCGCGCCGCCTGGTGGCCGAAGGCGCGCTGCGCCAGCAGATGCTGTTTCGCACGGCGATGGAAAACTCGCTGGTGACGGGCATGCGCGCGCGCGACCTGGAAGGCAGGGTCACGTATGTGAATCCCGCGTTTTGCCAGATCGTCGGCTATCCGCCCGAGGAAATCCTCGGACGCCTGCCGCCCATGCCCTACTGGGTGCCCGAAGCGCTGGAGGAATACCAGCAGCGCTTCGTCAAGGCCCTGGCCGGCAATCCCACGCCGCAGTTCGAAACCTATTTCCAGCGCCCGGACGGCACGCGCGTGCCCGTGCTGATCTTCGAGGCGCCCTTGGTGGACAAGAACGGCCAGCAGACGGGCTGGATGGGGTCCGTGCTCGATATCTCGGACCGCAAGCGGGTCGAGGAACTCAATCGCCAGCAGCAGGAAAAGCTGCAAACGAGTTCGCGCCTGGCCACCATGGGCGAGCTGGCGTCGATGCTGGCGCACGAATTGAACCAGCCGCTGGCGGCCATTTCCAGCTACACGACGGGCGCCTTGAATTTGATCCGCCGCGCCATCGACCATGACGCCCCCGTCGATCCGGGTACATTGAAGCCGGCACTGGAACAGGCCAGCGCGCAGGCGCAGCGGGCCGGCCAGATCATCCGCAGCGTGCACGATTTCGTGCGCAAGAGCGAGCCGCAGCGCCAGGATATCGCCATCCGCACCCTGATCGACGGCATCCGCGCGCTGATCGACCTGCAGGCGCGCAAATACTATGTCACCATCCAGGAAGAGCTGCCGCCGGACCTGCCGCTGCTGCGCGCCGATCCCGTGATGATCGAACAAGTGCTGCTGAACCTGACGCGCAACGCCATCGAGGCCATGCAGGATGCGGCGCCGGGACGGCGTATCATGCGCCTGCGGGCCAGCCACGACGCGCAGCAGGGCATGGTGACGGTGGACGTGATCGACCATGGCCATGGCATTCCCCAGGACGTGGCCGAACGGCTGTTTTCGCCGTTTTTCTCGACCAAGTCCGAAGGCATGGGCATGGGCCTGAATATCTGCCGCACCGCCATCGAATTTCACGGCGGCGCGCTGACCTTCGGCGCCAACCCCGCTGGCGGAACGATCTTTACCTTCAGCGTGCCGGCCGCGCCAAGCGCGCCGCACTAA
- a CDS encoding response regulator transcription factor produces the protein MLHIIDDEEVVRDSLSWLAASRSIEARSYASAQQFLDSLDGNFDAAGDCVLLDVRMPDMNGIAMFDQLVKRDLTARLPVIFLTGHGDVPMAVDSLKRGAFDFFEKPFNDNDLMDRVQQGLANSRQAGELAAVHARLATLSTREREVLDLILAGKMNKVVADKLGISMRTVEVHRAHIFDKMQVKTAVELAGLLK, from the coding sequence ATGCTACACATCATCGACGACGAAGAGGTCGTACGCGACTCCCTGTCCTGGCTGGCCGCCTCGCGCAGCATCGAGGCGCGCAGCTACGCCAGTGCCCAGCAATTTCTCGATAGCCTGGACGGCAACTTCGACGCCGCCGGCGACTGCGTGCTGCTCGACGTGCGCATGCCCGACATGAACGGCATCGCCATGTTCGACCAGCTGGTCAAGCGCGACCTGACGGCGCGCCTGCCCGTGATCTTCCTCACCGGCCACGGCGACGTGCCGATGGCCGTCGACAGCCTGAAACGGGGCGCCTTCGATTTCTTTGAAAAGCCGTTCAACGACAACGACCTGATGGACCGCGTACAGCAAGGCCTGGCCAACTCGCGCCAGGCCGGCGAACTGGCCGCCGTGCACGCGCGCCTGGCCACCTTGTCGACGCGCGAACGCGAAGTGCTGGACCTGATTTTGGCGGGCAAGATGAACAAGGTGGTGGCCGACAAGCTGGGCATCAGCATGCGCACCGTGGAAGTCCACCGCGCGCATATCTTCGACAAGATGCAGGTCAAGACGGCGGTGGAGCTGGCTGGGTTGTTGAAGTAA
- a CDS encoding carboxypeptidase-like regulatory domain-containing protein — translation MLKLLSLSVLAAVLMGCSTPRPPVVMPEFQQAEYDALQKNGTGGVKGQAFMKTKGGEFKKAGGEKVTLRPKTEYARKLAMLPASLYKRQVVGTVSPKIRDYDRTTMADSDGRFEFTEVPDGTYYVTTNVTWSVFYPGAFTPVESKQGGTLTSEVTVADGKVSTVMLTR, via the coding sequence ATGTTGAAATTACTGTCTTTGAGCGTGCTGGCCGCAGTGCTGATGGGATGCTCGACGCCGCGTCCACCCGTTGTCATGCCGGAATTCCAGCAGGCGGAATATGACGCCTTGCAAAAAAACGGTACTGGCGGTGTCAAGGGCCAGGCCTTCATGAAGACCAAGGGCGGCGAATTCAAGAAGGCCGGTGGCGAGAAGGTCACTTTGCGACCGAAGACGGAGTATGCCCGCAAGCTGGCCATGCTGCCTGCCTCGCTGTACAAGCGTCAGGTGGTCGGCACCGTCAGCCCGAAGATCCGCGACTATGACCGCACGACCATGGCCGACAGCGACGGCCGGTTCGAATTCACGGAAGTCCCCGATGGCACCTATTACGTCACCACCAACGTGACGTGGTCGGTGTTCTATCCGGGCGCCTTCACGCCCGTCGAAAGCAAGCAGGGCGGCACGCTGACCTCCGAAGTGACGGTGGCGGATGGCAAGGTCTCGACGGTCATGCTGACGCGGTAA
- a CDS encoding siderophore-interacting protein — MTTVSTATPRPHAIERVRHDLKLRVLTVVRTEQITPHMRRITLAGDDLDGFVSPAHDDHVKLFFPAPGQTTPVFPVLGNGPNPIQYAEGARPIARNYTPRRYDAARRELEIDFVLHGDGPAASWAAQAAPGQTLGVGGPRGSMLVPLDFDWYVLVGDQTALPAIARRLEQLPATARAIAVIEIVEDGEQIALDCAAQLEVRWVARNGRKGPLLLDALRQVTLPSEGDGYVWVACEHAQVQGLRGHFIEGGVPKQHLHVASYWKHGAAEHHEHHDE; from the coding sequence ATGACTACTGTATCAACTGCAACGCCACGCCCGCACGCCATCGAACGCGTGCGGCATGACTTGAAACTGCGCGTGCTCACCGTCGTGCGCACCGAACAGATCACGCCGCACATGCGCCGCATCACGCTGGCGGGCGACGACCTCGATGGCTTTGTCTCGCCGGCGCACGACGACCACGTGAAACTGTTCTTCCCCGCCCCGGGGCAGACTACTCCCGTGTTCCCCGTGCTGGGCAATGGCCCGAATCCCATCCAGTACGCGGAAGGCGCGCGTCCCATCGCCCGCAACTACACGCCACGCCGCTACGATGCCGCGCGGCGCGAGCTGGAAATCGACTTCGTGCTGCATGGCGATGGCCCAGCGGCCAGCTGGGCGGCGCAAGCCGCACCGGGCCAGACCCTGGGCGTGGGCGGCCCGCGCGGCTCGATGCTGGTGCCACTCGACTTCGACTGGTATGTGCTGGTGGGCGACCAGACGGCCTTGCCGGCCATCGCCCGCCGCCTGGAGCAGCTGCCGGCCACGGCGCGGGCCATTGCCGTGATCGAGATCGTCGAAGACGGCGAGCAGATCGCGCTCGATTGCGCGGCGCAGCTGGAGGTGCGCTGGGTCGCGCGCAATGGCCGCAAGGGGCCGCTGCTGCTGGACGCGCTGCGTCAGGTCACGCTGCCGTCAGAAGGCGACGGCTATGTGTGGGTGGCGTGCGAGCATGCGCAGGTGCAGGGCTTGCGCGGGCACTTTATTGAAGGCGGGGTGCCGAAGCAGCATCTGCATGTGGCCAGTTACTGGAAGCATGGGGCGGCCGAGCATCATGAACATCACGATGAGTGA
- a CDS encoding PadR family transcriptional regulator, translating into MHGRGPRGFDERGDGMGGGPGGRGGRGERAERVFGRGDLPLIVLALIEISPRHGYEIIKAIEERCGGAYAPSPGAVYPTLTLLEEQDHVTSSESASGKKLYTITDLGRAYLDENRAQVDGILARLDMFARVQARKALPERVHQAMHTLKHALLLNKTNWSDAEAERVSAVLEQAANAIVDGH; encoded by the coding sequence CCTGGCGGGCGCGGTGGACGCGGCGAGCGGGCCGAGCGCGTCTTCGGCCGCGGCGACTTGCCGCTGATCGTGCTGGCGCTGATCGAAATCAGCCCCCGCCACGGCTATGAAATCATCAAGGCCATCGAAGAGCGTTGCGGCGGCGCGTACGCCCCCAGCCCGGGCGCCGTCTATCCCACCTTGACCCTGCTGGAAGAGCAGGACCACGTGACGTCGTCCGAAAGCGCCAGCGGCAAGAAGCTCTACACGATCACGGACCTGGGCCGCGCATATCTCGACGAGAACCGCGCCCAGGTCGACGGCATCCTGGCCCGCCTCGACATGTTTGCCCGCGTCCAGGCGCGCAAGGCCTTGCCCGAGCGCGTGCACCAGGCCATGCACACCTTGAAGCATGCGCTACTGCTGAACAAGACCAATTGGAGCGACGCGGAAGCCGAGCGCGTCTCCGCCGTGCTGGAACAGGCGGCCAACGCCATCGTTGACGGCCACTGA